Within the Micromonospora citrea genome, the region GCGAAGGTCTTGGAGAAGGTGCTGAGGTAGAAGACGCCGTCGCGGCGGCGCGCGCGCAGCGGAGCCGGCGCCTCCCCCTCGAAGCCCAGTTGGCCGTACGGGTCGTCCTCGACGACCAGCAGGCCGGCCCGCTCGCAGATGTCGAGCACCCGCTCCCGGCGCTGCTCGGTGAGCGTCACGCCGGTCGGGTTCTGGTAGGTCGGGATGGTGTAGAGGAACTTCACCCGCCGGCCGGCGCGGGCCTGCTCGGCGATGGCCGTCTCGAGCGCCTCCGGGATCAGCCCGTCGTCGTCCATCGGCACGTGCACCACCTGCGCCTGGGCGGCCTGGAACACCCCGAGCGCGCCGACGTAGGTCGGGCCCTCGGCGAGCACCACGTCACCCGGGTCGAGGAAGAGCCGGGCCACCAGGTCGAGCGCCTGCTGCCCGCCGACGGTGACCACCACGTCCTCCGGGGAGGCCCCGCAGGCGGCGTCGATGCCGGAGAGCGCCATCACCTCGCAGATCCGCTCGCGCAGCTCTGGGGTGCCCTGGCCGATGCCGTACTGGAGGGTGGTGGCGCCGTGCTCGGCGCCGAGCCGGCCGAGCATCTCACCGACCGCGTCGAGCGGCAGCGCGGCGATGTAGGGCGCGCCGCCGGCGAGCGAGACCACCTCGGGACGGCTGGCCACCGCGAAGAGCGCGCGGATCTCCGAGGCGGTCATGCCCCGCACGCGGCGGGCGTACCGGTCGGTGTAGTCGTCGAGCGTCGTGCCGGTCATGACATCACCTCGATGGCTGCTCGGGTGGCTCCCGCCCCTGCGTGCCCGGGACACCGGCGGCCATGGCGACGCGGGACGCCGGATGTCGATCCTAGTCGCTCCTGACCAGGACAGTCGCCGCGGCGTGACCGGCGTCCACATCCCGGACCGTCGGTGGGTGCCCCGGAGGCGGGCATTCGCGCGTCCTCTCCCGTGGCGTCCGCAATCCGCGTACGATCGCTCGTCGGGGGCAGGAAGGCGGCGTTGTCGTTCCGTGCCGGTCTCACCTCCGAGCCTAATGTGGGGATGCGCCAATGTCGCGACGTCTGGTCAGCTTGACCCTCGACACCCTGGAGGATCTGCCTCGCCCGTGCCGGCAGTGCGTCTACTGGGAGCTTGATCCGGTCTCGGCGGACCGCGCCTGCGCCACGGGCGACCCGGGGCTGGAGAAGGAGGCGTGGGTCTCCCAGACGCTGCTGGAGTGGGGCTCCTGCGGCAAGTTGGTCTACGTCGACGGCATGCCGGCCGGGTTCGTCCTGTACGCCCCGCCGGCCTACGTGCCCCGCTCGATGGCGTTCCCCACCTCGCCGGTCTCGGCCGACGCGGCGCTGCTGATGACGGCCAACGTGGTGCCCGCGTTCGCCGGTGGCGGGCTGGGCCGGATGCTGGTCCAGGGGGTCGCCCGGGACCTCACCAAGCGCGGGATCAAGGCGATCGAGGCGTTCGGCGACGCCAAGTTCGGCGACGCGGCGGATCCGGCCGGCACCTGCGTCGCCCCGGCCGACTTCTTCCTCTCCGTGGGCTTCAAGACCGTCCGCCCGCACCCCCGCTTCCCCCGGCTCCGCCTGGAGTTGCGCACGGCGCTGAGCTGGAAGTCCGACGTCGAGTACGCGCTGGAGAAGCTGCTCGGCTCGATGAGCCCCGAGACGCTGCTGCGTCCCGTCCGCCCGGCCCCGGCCACCCGCTCCACCGCCGGCTGACCCGGCCACCGGCCACCTTGGGCTGCGGGCTCCGGGCGGCAGCGGCTCAGTCCACCACCGTGCCGGCGGCCACCACCGCCCGCAGCTCGCTCACGTCGATCGAGCCGGTGGGCACGTCCCGCTCGATCGGGAAGTACATCCGCTGCACCGCGGCCACGACCGCCTCGGCCACCCGGTCCCGGAACCGGGGGTCGACCAGCCGGGCCCGGTCGTCGGGCGAGGTGAGGTAGCCGACCTCGACGCGTACGGCCGGCATCCGGGTCAGCCGGAGCAGGTCCCACGCCTTGGCGTGCGTACGGCAGTCGCGCAGTCCGGTCCGCGCGACGATCTCCCGCTGCACGAGCCCGGCGAGCCGTTCCCCGGTCGCCGAGGTGACGCCGTTGTCGGTGCCGTAGTGGTAGGTCGCCACGCCCTCGGCCGCCGGGTTCGCGTGCCCGTCGAGGTGCAGCGAGATGAACACGTCCGCCCCCAGCGAGTTGGCCAGTTCCGCCCGCTCGACGTCCGGCAGGCAGGCCTCCGGGGCGGGACCGCGGGTGAGCTGCACCCGGACGCCGGAGGCGGCGAGGCGGCCCTCCAGCCGGCTGGCCAGGTCGTGCACCAGGTCCGCCTCGGTCCACCGCAGCCGCCCGTCCGGCACCACCACGCCCGGGTCGGTGCCCCCGTGGCCGGGGTCGATCACCACGGTCCGCCCCACCAGCGTCGGGCCGGACTGCCGGATGGCGTCGGACTCGCGCAGCCACTGCGGCCGCCCGCCGACGACCTTGCGTCCGAGCCGGCGCAGCGCGTTCATGGTGTGCGGTCCGCACGAGCCGTCGGGGGTCAGCCCGACCTCGCGCTGGAACTGGGCGACCGCCCGGGAGGTCCGTACGCCGTAGATGGCGTCCGCGCGCCCCACGTCGTACCCCATCTCCAGCAGCCGCTCCTGCAGCGACCGGACGTCCTCGCCGGTGAGCGGCTCGGGGACCGCGTGGTAGAGGGTGCGGGCGCCGAGCCGCCAGCGGGCGGCGTCGAGGGCCCGCCAGGTCTCCGCACCGACCCGGCCGTCCACGCTGAGCCCTCGCGACTGCTGGAAGGCCCGTACGGCGCGTTCGGTGTGGGCGTCGAACTCGTCGGCGTCGGGTGCCGCCGGCGGGAGCAGGTCGAGGCCGGTCAGCACCGTACGGATCTCGGTGACCGCCGGTCCACGGTCACCGGGTCGGATCGGACGCACGCACGACCCCCTCTGCACGGACGCTGGCTGGCCGGGCGGCCCCGGGTTGAGGCTATGCGCTCCCGGGGCCCGAGGTGCGGGGTGCCGGGAAAAAGACGTCGACCCCGCACCCGGCGGACCGGCTACGGGGTCGACGTGTGAACGCCCTGTTCAGAGTGCCGATTCGATGAGCTTGACCAGCTCGCCCTTCGGCTTGGCGCCGGCGATCGACTGCACCGGCTCGCCGTTCTTGAACACGGTGAGGGTCGGGACCGACATCACCCGGTAGGCACGGGCGGTCTCCGGGTTCTCGTCGATGTTGACCTTGACGATGGTGACCTGGTCGCCCATCTCGCCGGCGATCTCCTCCAGCAGCGGCGACACCTTGCGGCACGGCCCGCACCACTCGGCCCAGAAGTCCACCAGAACCGGCTTGTCGGACTTCAGCACGTCCGCGGCGAAACTCGCGTCGGTGACCGACTTCGTTGCTCCCACTATGACCCTCCTCCGGAATGTGTTTCGGTTGTTCAGCCCTGCAGCGTGGCGATGAAGCGCTCGGCGTCCAGCGCGGCGGCGCAGCCCGTACCGGCGGCGGTGATCGCCTGCCGGTAGGTGTGGTCCACCAGGTCGCCGGCGGCGAAGACGCCGGGCACGCTGGTCCGGGTGCTCGGCGCCTGGACCTTCACGTAGCCCTCGTCGTCCAGCTCCACCTGACCCCGGAAGAGCTCGCTGCGCGGGTCGTGGCCGATGGCGACGAAGACGCCGGTGACGTCGAGGACCTTCGACTCGCCGGTGTGCGTGTTGCGCACCCGTACGCCGGAGACCTTGCCGTCCTCGC harbors:
- a CDS encoding PLP-dependent aminotransferase family protein, which codes for MTGTTLDDYTDRYARRVRGMTASEIRALFAVASRPEVVSLAGGAPYIAALPLDAVGEMLGRLGAEHGATTLQYGIGQGTPELRERICEVMALSGIDAACGASPEDVVVTVGGQQALDLVARLFLDPGDVVLAEGPTYVGALGVFQAAQAQVVHVPMDDDGLIPEALETAIAEQARAGRRVKFLYTIPTYQNPTGVTLTEQRRERVLDICERAGLLVVEDDPYGQLGFEGEAPAPLRARRRDGVFYLSTFSKTFAPGLRVGWILAPHAVRDKLVIASEAQILCPSGYAQAAVSTYLGTMPWREQLKVYREVYRERRDAMLAALEDLMPAGTTWTTPGGGLFVWATLPDGLDSKAMMPRAIAARVAYVPGTGFYADGTGSGNMRLNFSFPPPERIREGVRRLAGVMEQDIAMRRVFGAVGRPGTRRGQAGSDAPGPDLA
- a CDS encoding N-acetylmuramoyl-L-alanine amidase: MRPIRPGDRGPAVTEIRTVLTGLDLLPPAAPDADEFDAHTERAVRAFQQSRGLSVDGRVGAETWRALDAARWRLGARTLYHAVPEPLTGEDVRSLQERLLEMGYDVGRADAIYGVRTSRAVAQFQREVGLTPDGSCGPHTMNALRRLGRKVVGGRPQWLRESDAIRQSGPTLVGRTVVIDPGHGGTDPGVVVPDGRLRWTEADLVHDLASRLEGRLAASGVRVQLTRGPAPEACLPDVERAELANSLGADVFISLHLDGHANPAAEGVATYHYGTDNGVTSATGERLAGLVQREIVARTGLRDCRTHAKAWDLLRLTRMPAVRVEVGYLTSPDDRARLVDPRFRDRVAEAVVAAVQRMYFPIERDVPTGSIDVSELRAVVAAGTVVD
- a CDS encoding GNAT family N-acetyltransferase, with protein sequence MSRRLVSLTLDTLEDLPRPCRQCVYWELDPVSADRACATGDPGLEKEAWVSQTLLEWGSCGKLVYVDGMPAGFVLYAPPAYVPRSMAFPTSPVSADAALLMTANVVPAFAGGGLGRMLVQGVARDLTKRGIKAIEAFGDAKFGDAADPAGTCVAPADFFLSVGFKTVRPHPRFPRLRLELRTALSWKSDVEYALEKLLGSMSPETLLRPVRPAPATRSTAG
- the trxA gene encoding thioredoxin, whose product is MGATKSVTDASFAADVLKSDKPVLVDFWAEWCGPCRKVSPLLEEIAGEMGDQVTIVKVNIDENPETARAYRVMSVPTLTVFKNGEPVQSIAGAKPKGELVKLIESAL